ACTATATACTGAGAAATTTCAAACACTCCTCTTCAGAGCCAAGAACTGTGGGGGAAAATGTCATGGCTTCCTGTCAATGGGACAATCTGGATCACTCACACAGATGCCCACAGTAAGGACCAGTATTCTGATAAGACTGACTGAAATCAAGCTGCAGATCAAGCTTGTACCAAATAGACTCCTGCCATTGCCACCTGGATTCATGAATGCCCCAGGCATGGAAACACATCTATCATCATGGACTGGGCACAAAGCAAAGGACTATATGTTTCTGAAGCAGAAGCCATCACTGTGTTGTGGTGACTTGTGACTCCAGCCAAAAGCTGACCAGTTTGTCTTGCAATAAAGGAGGCCACATCGCACTGGGCATTGACTCTGCCCACTCCAAGGAAACTAACTGTTTTAGGACTTTGTTCCCCTCTCCGGGCTATCACTGGTGCCTTACTGTTATGGACACTTTTTCAGGTTACAGTGTTGATGATGCTGTTCCAGTCTAATTATCTGACTCCACATATGTCATTGGGGTCCTTGAAACTAAACAATGTCATTCCAAACCATCCACAGTCTGACAATAGTGCACTTTTTTTCCCTAATGGCCACATAATAATGAACCAATAGTCAAGGTACTTGATGACATTCCATACTCCCTACCCTCCACAGGCATTTGGTATTGTCAAGCACAGAAAGATTTCTAACTCTgcttccctcacctcctcctggtTCACACACCTTAGTTAAGCAGTTTGGTCACCTAATGCAGTCATCATCAGAAAGGGCTCATCTCCTCTTGGCCAACAACTGGGTAATGATCAGGATAAAAGAGGTGGAGAGTTATATAAAcctacattttgaaaattttagattCTTCCTGGACTATTCCTGAGCatgatttgtctttctttcccctaACAACTCCagaccagcaggggagagggagtgggagattCAAACTTAAGCCAATATGCTGATGTTCATCCTACCTCCTGCCCCATGAGTAAGTCCTTtatctctgacccaggagtcttgtgtcttctgccaACACTCATGAAACAATAATAGGCTAATTTATTCACCTCCCAGTAGGATAGCCCAGATAGGTTGATAGCTGGCTTTTTGGTCAAAGAGTTCCATTTCTAACATTCCCTACACTAACTTTCTTGTCAGGGATACTGACAAAACATGGTATCGCTTGTTCGCTAATAAATTAACCATTTTCAGATTGTATAAAACTTTTTCTCCTTCTAGTTGGAGACTTTTTAAACTTATCTCATGAAATTTGAGTCCAACAAAATAAAGCCTTTAAGAACACATGTCTCTCCTCACAAAAGGGCCCCAGACCTGCTTCCTGAGACCCCTGTCATCATCCCTGGACACACAAATTGTCGTCCCCTCTCCCCAGGATGATTTTTGCCTCCCATGATGCCTGGAAATCCTGCAGATTAGGAACTCAGGCTTTAGGGAATTCTATACTAAGAATTTCCAATCCTCCTTGAAAGTTCAAAGCACCTTTAAAAGCCACAATCTGAAAGACCGCTTTATCGGATCTCAAGGAATCCCACTGCCAAAACAAATCCCACTGCCAGAGCAAAAAAGACTTCTCTCACAGAGACTGCGCCTGGCCAAAAGCAACCTCCAGAAACCTGTTTCCCACTCCAGCgcagccccgcccctcctcctgtGATTCCCGCCCCCTTCGTGCCCCCGGGCCAATCAGAGGGCGCACCCCTCCCACCCGGTTGCCATGGGACCCGCCAAGTCCCTCCTGTCACTCACCAGACGTGCGGCGGCTCGTCCAGACGGTGGAAACGGGTGGCGAAGGACAGCAGCGTGACCAGGGCCAGCAGGGCCCACCGGCCGGCTGCCTCGAAGTGCCGCGAGCCCCAACCAGCCCGTTTGGGGCTCCGCGCTGCAGGCTTGGCGGTCTCGTCCGGGCCCACAACCCTAGCAGTCTGGGGCCCACAACGGCCCCGCCGGGGACGCAGCTCGGACCGGGCCGGGCCTCCGCCCACCGCTGGTGGCATCCTGCCCCTCCTCAGGATCGCCCTCCGGCCCACCGGCACGCTCGGTCTTGCGAGCCGCCCGGTCAAGAAGTCATCCAGGTCCAGCTCGGGGTgccctgggaaatgtagttccctGCGTCGGCAACGGGCCCCGGGGCCCCGGCctctgggctgggcagggagtgCGGTCGCCGTCCGGGCCGCTAAGAGGCGGCTAGTGGCGCAGAGCATGACGGACCGCGCGGGCCCGGCGGGCCGGCCAGGGAGAAAACGGGCTCAAGGAACTGCAACTCCCAGCAGCTCCGGGAGTGGGGGCGTGGCGGCAGGGCGGGGCGAGCCAGAGGAGCCCTTAAAGATCATTCTAGTCCAACCCCTAGCTTTACCACAACAGAAGTGTAAGTTCTGACGTGTCGGGGTCTCACAGGGCCACAGCCGTCGACGAGTCGGAGAGTCCCAGACGTGAAGTCTCCGGGCCTGGAAGAGGGGTGGCCCGAGGCGCGAGATGCAAGCGGGGAAGGTCTGTGCCACGCATACAGGGAGAGGGAAACTACTTAGAAACACTGAGAaaccctggggggcgggggctaaAGGTGAGCTTGGACAACGCACGCTCCCGGCATGCAGAGCGCCGCACGGGCGCCGCTCTGCGCCTGCGCGCTGCCAGCTTCTTGTTGCCCGCCTGGGCCTGTAGTCTAGAGGATTGGGCCCGAGGCGGCGCGGGTTGGTGGACTGTGCGGGGCGCTGTGGAGTCGCTGTACCCTCGCGCTCCACCTGCCTCTTACCGTTCTCTCTGCTAGGTTTTCAAGACGTTGTCCCCTGCTTCCCTCTTCCGTACAGCCCGTGTGGTCTTTCCCAGCCTGTCGGCCCGACGGGTCCTAACACTTAACCTAGGGCCTTCCCGGGTGGTTTGCTTTATGAGAGAGCACCTGGGGAGCGCCTCCCCGCTTGGCCCAGAGCCACGGTGTCACCTCTGGGGGAAGGGGCCCGAGAATCTGCATGTTTAATAAGCGCCCCGATGAACTTTTAAAGTCttattcaagtttgagaaccaccaagGAAGGTAGCGGGCATGTCAGATGGGATGCAGCATCCCCGTAATAATATATAGCTCTCCCACTCACAAATGGGATTTTAGGAGTCGTTCTCTCAAAACATGCGTgagaaatggtttaaaaataaaatctgctagACTCGTCAGAATCCAGATTTGAATTGGGAACGAAGTTCCTCCAGGGGTAGTGATGAGATGAATTCTTCACTTGGGCTTAAAATCTAGCTCTACAAGTGCACAAGGGAACACAGGGTAGTTGACGCAATTATCACTGGTAAGAGGAAAAGCAGAAGCTGCTCTCCGCTACATTTCCTGATGGCCCATAAGTAGGAAACATGGGGGCAGTGGCATTCGCAGTGACTCTGTGGTCACCCTCAGCACAGGTGAAGATGTAACATTCAGTAATTAGGTAAGACATTTCGTTAAGGATTCTAAGCTAATGTCTGAGGCTCTCTAGTGGTCCCGGCCCTCACCAGCAGCCCCTGCCTCTtggccccaggagcccctccagccTGACCTGTTAGGGAAAGGGATGTACCTCTGAATAGGGTTCATCTAGTCGTGGCCACCTAGTTCCTCTGCTTCCAAAGACACCTGCGGTCTATCACCTGCCCTCTGCACCAGAGCCATCTTTACTTTCCCCACAAAAGGTGCCTCCAGTACCGGCTGGAACTCCCAGGCTCAGAAACCAACCTGGGAAGGCCTGGTTGATAGTTCAGGGATGTAGTCTAGAGAGGATTGGGCCCTCTCTAGAAGACGGGAGTTGATAGTTCACGGAAGGTGAAGGCAGGGCCACAGAGCAGTTTGGTGTGCTCCGGGGTGCAGaagggagagggaacttgggggAAATGTCTGTAGTCAAAGGGATGGTAGTCAGAGGTGATCTAGAAATCCCGTTGTGTTCTCCCTCATCCATATGGATACACACGTGTCTGCCTGGAGATTCATGAGTGCTAACTAATTACTAGTCCTGGGCCCTGCTTTGAAATGCTGACTACCCAAGAAGGACCAGAGAAATGAACTTTGAGTCTTTTAAACTTTAGAGGAgagatcacacacacactcagcctcCTCCAGGTGCCTCCTCCAGGGTaacaaaaatgagagaagagggcCAGGTAGGGAACATGGCAGACCAGAGAGGGCATGCCCTGACTGAAGGAGGCCAGTAATTGTCTCCAATCAGTTGTTGCTACTCAAGAATCCGAGTACACTGTCTCCagatctttttaagaaaaaacagacaatagGGCTTATATACGAAACATCTTGATTTTTCAATGTTGGCAACAaactagaaacatttttaatttttttaatgttcatttattttagagagagagacagagtgcaagtggaggaggggcagagagagagggggacacagaatctgaagcgggctccaggctctgagcagtcagcacacagcccagtgaggggctcgaacccacgaaccgtgagatcatgacctgagccaaagtcagaccttaactgactgagctactcaggcaccccgaaacatttttaaatataagtagaCCAAACACAATACACTATAGGCTGTCCTTTTGTGACCTTAGCTTTGGAGTCCATGGGCATATCCCCCAGCTATTTTTATGAGAGCATCCTAAAGGACTGATGGGTGGGTGGTGGGTTGAGAGAGACGGGCACTGCAGCATGAAAGAACTAGAATTCCTGGTCTTTCTGTCGCTGCTGGAAGGAATTATGCTATCATCTTACAGCaactcctcattttacagatgagagagaaaagactAGAGAATAGAGAAAGCAgggatctgcccaaggtcacacagagctAGTTCCTGCACTGGGACCAGACCCTAGGTATGCCAGCATCCAGTGCACCACACTACATGAATTACTGCTTCCAAAACCAGGCCACCTTGTCTGCCCAAGACACCAAATCTGGCTCCACCGGGAACATAGAAAACTTCCCACAAGTTGGAAAGAGATGTCCTTTCTGACCAGAGTCAAAGTTTCCCCGGAAGCCTATCTAGCCCAGCTTCCCCATTGGCTCATGGGATCCACCCCTTCAGGGTTCCTCCCCCTGCTCTGCAGCTCTGGGAGAGGGGACATTCCTTGAGAGGCCAAGGGTCACCACAACACCATGACTGAGTCTGGCAAGGTAAGGAAGACATGCAGGCTGGCTGCCCTGTCGGGGGCCCCTTGGACCTCAGGGATGCACGATAGCACAGTTTGGAGCTGAGGGACCCCACCTGACTCCCAAGGCCTCTGACCCAGAGAGTTCGGAGTCTGGCCTGAGTTGCAGACACGGGTCCGGGAACGGAGGCCTGCTGACTTGGAGCCCCCCGGCTGAGGGCCGTTGCCTCACCAGTGGGCTTCTGGGGCTGAGAACCCCCACGAGCATGGGTTAACATGTATCTTCATGCTTCTCTCCTCAGCCCATCCTGTACTCCTATTTCCGGAGCTCCTGCTCATGGAGAGTTCGAATCGGTAAGAACTGTGCTCCCACCAAGAGCCTGGGGGGGATGGAGGTGGAGAGAGCCCTTCGTGGAGAGTTGGCCTGGGACAGAGGGGTATTCTGTCAGACAGGGCACCACCCCCAGCAACCAGTGTCCCCAGTGCCCTGGAGACTTTAGCACCTGCACCTTGAATGGCACCTCCACCTAGGAAGTGCCAAAAAGAGGAGAGTGGGGGTGGCAGGAAGGTGGGTTGTCTTTTCCCTTGGACCTGCCACCTCTCCCACCCTGCTCTCCAAAGCCACTTAGCAACCACACTTAAAGCAGGCTCACAAAACCCAGAGGTGCTTGGTAACTGGCAGGGAACAGCTGGCCTTTCTCAGTTCTTATCTTATTTGATCTGGCAATTAAACGGAACTGGCCAGTGTCAACCCCAGAGGCTTCAAGGAAGCAGAAACCAGGGCCCTCCGGTTTAGTCCCAGCTTGACCCGTCCCTCCCTCAGCTCAACACAGCCTGTGGCAAAGATCATAGTCCCAGCTCATACTGCGGGGAAACCGTGCTGGATGTTTTTATgtgcatgattccatttaaacCTTGGCAACCCTAGGAGGGAGGGATTATTGTTGCCTTCAttgtacaggtgaggaaactgaggcacggggacattaaataacttgcccaagactaGGTAGCtagtaagaggcagagctggaatttgaacagCTAGTCTGCCTCCAGGGTCTGTGTTCTTAACTACTCTACtgtcagatgaggaaaccaaggcacaggggCTCATTAAGTTTCTTGCCCAAGGCTGCACAGCTAGCAAATGAATGTGATGAAATCTGAACCCAAGCAGTCTGCCTCCGGTAGTCTGGCCCTAACTGGGAAGCCATCTGCCAtgaccctcccccgccccacagtCAGTTGGCAGTTGCTAGAATCAGTAGGCAAGTGCACTGGGGTGCCAAAGGACACAATATCTCCAGGCACCTCCTCTGGGCCCAGAACCTCTGCCCTAGCTGGGCCAGACAGGAGCCACAGGACCCATGTGCAATGacctctccctcctggccccAGCAGCCACTTTGTCCAGAGTGGGGCTGACCAGCGCTGAGGAAGAGCCCCGTGCCTCCCAGTCTCTCTTCAGACCGTGACACGTCTCATCCCCTCCCCTCGCTCCTTTGCCTTTGCCCAAGACTAGCCGTCACCATATTTCAGtgcacatgcgcatacacacacacacacacagagtcttcACTAGGCTGGTCCAGTGTTTACCCTCACTTTGCCAGGGGAAATTATcaaagggcacagagaggaaatCTGGTCACTAGGAGTCATAGCAGATACTGTGAGGCCACTAAAGAGCCCTGGTGCCCTGCTTGGAATGGGTAGTAATCAGCTctgagaacagagaaaatggatGAGAAAGGGAATTCTTCTCTGGAGAGTGTCACCTGCTTGTGTATGCACTTTGTGGTCACTTGAGCACCTGCCCTGGGCCCTTGGACACCTTCATGAGAGAATAATTGCAGGTCTCCAACAAATAAGCCCTGCTTGCCACTGTTCAAGGccctggaggggacagaggtgacCAGAACACTTCCCTGCTGCCCTCCTGGAGATCCCAGGGTGCCAGGGCACACGCCTGTAGGCACCACTTGGGTGCGGGGACCCTGTGCGGGTATGGAGAGGATGGCCCTGAGAGTTTGGGGGCAAGAAGAGCCTCAAAGACCTGAGGGAGGAGAGTGGGTACTGACCAGGGAAGCTGGAGAGATGAGGACAGGGCCAAGTTGGGCCTTGGTCACCTAGCTGCCTGGAAAAAGAAGCCTCCTTCTGGAACCTCATGTAGCCCTTGGAAGTATAACCAGAAGCTGTCCCCTGACTCTGCTGTCTCTCGTAGCTCTGGCCTTGAAAAGCATCGACTATGAGACGATCCCCATCAACCTCATAAAGGATGGAGGCCAGCAGGTGAGGAGGCTGCCCCCGGACCACCATGTGAGAGTTGGAGGTCTGGTAGAGGGACCCAGAAGAGGGTACAGACTTCTTCCCCGCAAGAGGTGAACCTGCTGGCTCTCCCTGGAGGGACGGGGTGACAAGCTGTGCAGCATGAGGAGTCATGGGAAGGGCCccagttccaggctctgtgccacagaCTGGCTTCTCGGTGCCTGACCCCAGGAGGGTGAGTGGCGAATGGGGGTCCTTGCCCCTTGCTGGGCCATCTGGATGTACCTTGGTGACCACAGTGTGAGGTACAAGGGGACACACACAGCCAGGCCATTGGGATGAATCCTATAGTTCAGCAGCCAGTGGATTTTGGAATACTGCCTGGATCCCTCAGGCCTTGCCCAGGGGAGGAGAGTGCAGGTGGGCCGCAAGCCTGGGGTCTTCCTGTGTGCCCAGTCCAGGCCACCTCGTCCATCAGGTCCTTGTCTCCACAGTTCGCTGAAGAATTCCAGGCACTGAATCCCATGAAGCAGGTGCCGGCCCTGAAGATCGATGGCATCACCATTGGCCAGTCAGTGAGTGCAGGGCCTGGGAGGCCCCTTGCAAGAGGGGTGCCCCGAACAAGAGGACCTCACAGCTCTTCTTTGCTTGTGTGTGGCCAAGCGCCTAGGCCTTAGTAGGGACATGATAAGttcctggcagagggagggagcttGGCTGGTTGTTTGGGGAAGTGACGGAGACTCGAGCATATGGGGACCAAGTTCTGCAGGACAGGGGGCCACAAAGAGCTCTTCCCTGGGGGAGTGTCAGCCTCGCGGGCTCCAGCTGAGGAGGGCGAGGAGGAGTTTGCTGGCCCCGTCACTCTGGTCCAGGGGTCTGCGGCCCTCCCGTCCCAGTGTCTCGCTGCTCCCCTCCCAACAGCTGGCCATCATTGAGTACCTGGAGGAGACTCGGCCCACTCCACgactcctgcctcaggacccgAAGAAGAGAGCCCACGTGCGCATGATTTCCGATCTCATCGCTGGCGGCATCCAGCCCCTGCAGGTGTGGCTCTGGACTCGCACCCTGCACGCCTCTCATATGCCTCCCCTCACGCACTCTTGCTTTCAGAGGCACACTGGGTGTGGGGCCTCATAGTGGGGTACCCAGCTTGGGAGTGGGGGCAGCAGGAGGACAGGAGGGCTCCTCAGGGGCTTAGACCCAGACCACGTGGCAGAGGGGCGAGGGATCCCAGAAATCACCTGCCCCGCGGGGGCCCCCAGCCGCATTCTCAGAAGCCCCAGGTTTCCAAGGACAGCCCAGAGGTtcccaaggaggggaggggccaggtggcaggggagaggctgagtgCTGCAGAGCcagacccctccccacctttAACCAGACCGGCCTCCCTCTCATCTGTTCTGTAGCATAGATTGGGAGTCTCgagagatttttatcttttaaaattttccctgctaaaaaataagtgttaaagcAATTCATCTGTGCTAACCCCTGGCTTAAATGAGGAAGTAGCCCCAGAAAGGTGGAGGGACTTTGCAGAGTCACTCCACTAAGAATGGCAGAGCAGGGGCCAGGGCCCAGGACCCCTGACTGTACCTGTGCCCCCATCCCCATGTTACCTTGTTGTTTGTAACAAGGAGATTGGAGCAGACAGATAGCcccatttgatagatgaggaaactgaagcccagaagtGAAATGGTTCCAGGGGTGTAAGGATGGAACAAGGGTCCAAATCTCCTGAAAGCCACCTATGCTTCTCCCCCATCCACCTCTCATGTTGCACCCCCCTCTCCTCACAAGGGGCCACATAAGGGAGACCCACTGGTTGCAGGGGAGACGGGCCTCAGGTCATGGCCGCGTCCTGTGCCCCCACCCTTCCACACCTCCGCCAGGGTCACAAGCTTCCCGACAACAGGGGGCACTGGGGCAACCTGAGAAGGTGGCTGCTGGGATCACTCTCTGTCCcagcccccatccaccctcagtgcCCAGATGGGAAGAGGGGATTCATGGAGCCCAGGAGGGGACAGATGGACaagctggggcagaaagggaacTGAGCTTCCCTGAGGGGGCTTGGCAGGCGCAGGCGGTTCCCAAAGCCAGTCACAGATTATCATCTTTGGTTGCATAGAACCTGTCTGTCCTGAAGCAAGTGGGACAGGAGAACCAGCTGACCTGGGCCCAGAAGGCCATCACTTCTGGCTTTAACGGTGAGTCCTTACTCCCACGAGCCATCCCAGGGTGACCTCTCAATGACACAGCTCTCGTGCCTAAGGCCGTGGGCATCTGAAACAGCTTCCCAGGCTCTTTGGTCCTGACAATGGCATGGGTGAGGGTAGGGGGGCAGAGCCAAGGAGGAAGTGGGACTGGATAGTGTCCAAACCTGGCCTCAACCTCTAGTACTTCTGGGCACCTCAGCACCTGAGGCCCACAGCCCTTTGGAGCTGGATGGCCCAACCTCTGCTTCACTGCCCGCTCCAGCCAGGAAACGAAGGCTAGCAAAGCACCAGCCCATCGTGTGAGAGCTGCTACTTCGGCCAGTGGCCCGTCTTGTCCCTTCTTGGGGAGGGAACGGCCACTGGGCTGGAGGAGCCCGGGGAAACATCATCTGCCTCCACATCCCCGGCAACTCTCTCCAGATCTGGTTGTCGCATTCCCTCCAACACACATGCCCCAGCCTGTCACTCAGCTGCCCATTTCAGAACTATGGGGGCCAAGGCCCAGTCTGTGCCCCGAGTAAAATCCTTGTGGCCTCCCCACAGCTCTGGAGCAGATCCTGCAGAGCACAGCAGGGAGGTACTGTGTGGGAGACGAGGTAAGCTCTCCCAGGCCTTCCTACAGCGGccttctccctccaccctggGGCAAGAGCAGGCCAGAGAGATTCCGGAGAAGGCATAGGGTTGGGGTGGTTTCAGGGCCCCTCACCTCATCCTGAGGCGTCTCCTCCCTGCTGGGCGCCCAAGGGAAGTGCCTATGATGGTGGTTTTTAACAAGCATGCTAAGATCCACTGAGACCATCAAACCTTTTTTGGCCCCCCACAGAGCCAGTTGTCAGGACAACTGGATCCTGGCCTGGGAGACACGTGCTCTGGGGACAgatgggggagaagaggagggggatggggcagTGGGGATGGGGTGGAAGACCCAGGAGCAGAAGGGAACTGTCAAGGGCTGGCAGCCCGTGGACACAGCCAGCCCAGCCTGTGAGTCCGGGGCACACACCCTGATGCAAACCCACCCGACCCTCTTTCAGGTGTCCATGGCTGATCTCTGCTTAGTGCCTCAGGTGGCAAACGCTGAAAGGTAAGAGAGCCCCACTGCCCACCCTCTCCCACCTGGCTCCTCCCCTCTAAATGCCCAGCCTCCTCCCACCGTCAGGCCCCAACTTCATCTACTGAGGAAGCGTCTCATGCGGAGACTCCCTCCAGCTGGCCAGGGAGCCCCGGGTGCCAGGCCACACCAGCCACTGTGGTCTAGAGGAGACAGGCAGAAGAAATCAGGGGAGCGCCCCCGACCATGCCCGTCTTAGCTCATACAATCCCGTATAGCTCCTGCTCCTAAGAGGAGGTGGCTCACCTGGTGGCCACCCCTAGAGGAAACCTCCCGCAAGAGCCTGCTGCCCCCGACATGGTATGTCTGTGCCCAGCAGTGAGCTCTACTCTGCTTTCCTCCAACAGCCCTTCAGGGAGGCATGAAAGAGTGCCTCTCTGGAAGGCATCATGTCAGGCACCATCAGGATACAGAGATGTTATGACACATTGGCTGCCCTTGAGAAGCTTGGGATATGGGTAGAGAGATTATctgtatatgtaaatgtgtagTAGGTTCTCGATGAACAGCCATTGCTTGGAATAGGAACAGTAGGCAACAGAGATGCTAGACAGTACTGCATGAGACCCGCCCATCCCAGAGCCGCCTGTGAACAAGGCCCCCACGTGACAGGGCCACCTTCCTGGTCCTTCTCTGGTCAGCTCCAGGGGCCCCATCCAGCCCACCTCTGTGCTTCCCTCGCTGCACACAGGGCAGTCTGCCCGTTCCCCTGCACACCTGGTGTTGAGATGGTGTGAGACAGGTGTTTCTCTGCTACAGGTTCAAGGTGGATCTCACTCCCTACCCTACCATCAGCCGCATCAACAAGACACTGCTGGCCTTGGAGGCTTTCCAAGTGTCTCACCCCTGTCGGCAGCCAGATACACCCCCTGAGCTGAGGGCCTAGCCCTCAAACTGTACCCCGTGGGTGAGGGGGCAGGAAAGGGGTACAGGAGCAGAAGCTAGGTAGGCTGAACAGGCCTGGAAACAGGCAAGCCCTAGGTGGAGAAGCAGGAAATTTGAACTCCTAGCCCTTGAACTTGAAGTCTAGCCCTGGACCTGCCTTCCCACTGAACTCACTCTTTGTGCTTCCAGTACCCACAGTCTGTCGAATGTGGGTAGGGTGGGGGAGAGGAtgctgggagggaggaaggcaggaacaTTACCTATTACCTATGTCATGGGCAGTCATGAAGATGCAGGCACAGTGTAGACTAAAATGCCTAGCAAGTTCACCGGAGAGAAGTCAGGAAGCCCGAgcgcctcttcccttccctgagaCTGTACCTGACTGCAAAGAATGTCCACACTGAAATACGGTAATTAAACTGAAGCCCAGGCCTCTAGGTTATATTCAGTTAAGATGCTTTCCAGAAAATGAACATTCTTCCTAGCTGGAATCCCCCTGTGTCTGGGCCAGGAGAGGAAATCAGCCAGCCACTTGCCCACCCTGTGGTAGGCCTGGCCCCTGGCACTTAAGAGCACTGGAGAGAAAGAAGTTCAAAAGCCTGCCTGAGAGAACCAGACCCAGATGCAGAAGAGAACAGATAGAAAAAgcagaagggcgcctgggtggctcagttggctgagcgtccgacttcagcttgggttaTCATCTTGTGgtctgtgcgttcgagccccgcatcgggctctgtgctgacagctcagagcctggagcctgcttcggattctgtgtctccctcttgcccctcccccacttgctctgtctctccctcaaaaagaaataaaacattaaaaaaatttttttttttttttttttttttaaggaaaattaggAAAGAGAGCATTTTGTGACCAGCTAAGTTTCCAGGGCTAGAATGGTACTATTAAGTGTTGACTGGAACACGGAGAGGGAAGTTGGCCCACATCCTCAGGGGCAGCATTCTCCGGATCAGTCCCAGGAGTAAGCGCTTCAAATAAATCCAGTCGTGAATGGCCTTGGGAATTGGAGGCAGGCTCCTGCGTGGGCAGTGTGAACAGCCACTGATCAGGATGGCTCAGGACCCCAACCAGGTAGCAGCTCACCTTGAGGTCCCTTCTGGAAGTGGAATCAGATGACTTTTATGTCCTGTACCTGAGATTTCATTTCCCCTGCATGGCTAGGGTTTAAACAGTGAACTGAGATCGATGTGTCTGGTTCAAATGGAAGCCGCCACTCTCAGCCGAGTCCCTTCAGCCCTGATCCCAAAGTACCTAGTTCTCCCATCATCCCCTTTGTGGCCTCTTCTTTCCTGAACTCGGGTTCCAGGCTTCAGAATGACCAAAGTGGGCCACTCTTGTTCCCAAGCTGCGTCTGTCCTGGCAGAGCCAGAAAAAAGCACAGGACAGTAGGTGAGACACAGCAGTGACAAGGGAGACTCGGCGGTTCCTCCTGTCCTGCCGCCATCTTTCCCTCAGCTTACCCCAGACTTGCCTGGCTGGGTAAAGTTCACCTGGCCTCCCTCCAGAAAACCTTGACTCAAGAAACGAATCTCAG
This window of the Prionailurus viverrinus isolate Anna chromosome B3, UM_Priviv_1.0, whole genome shotgun sequence genome carries:
- the GSTZ1 gene encoding maleylacetoacetate isomerase: MQAGKPILYSYFRSSCSWRVRIALALKSIDYETIPINLIKDGGQQFAEEFQALNPMKQVPALKIDGITIGQSLAIIEYLEETRPTPRLLPQDPKKRAHVRMISDLIAGGIQPLQNLSVLKQVGQENQLTWAQKAITSGFNALEQILQSTAGRYCVGDEVSMADLCLVPQVANAERFKVDLTPYPTISRINKTLLALEAFQVSHPCRQPDTPPELRA